A single window of Rubripirellula lacrimiformis DNA harbors:
- a CDS encoding cell division protein FtsH — protein sequence MNQDTDQDDETLTSYHEAGHAVVAHSLGATVDSMQLWGEADDWLPERFGDCRVNWGPVDPNLDWQRQREIMTYLAGPVAEMIYRGEPLHPALYGPWQDDWQRAMATCEAIIRDPQQRTLLLEKIIVSLHQHLQNEPYWPAIAGLADELAAHEMLEADQVAETLEFWLRR from the coding sequence TTGAATCAAGACACCGACCAGGACGACGAAACCCTGACCTCTTACCACGAAGCCGGTCACGCCGTCGTCGCTCATTCGCTGGGTGCGACCGTCGATTCGATGCAACTGTGGGGGGAAGCCGATGATTGGCTGCCCGAGCGATTTGGGGACTGCCGTGTGAATTGGGGGCCGGTCGACCCAAATTTGGACTGGCAGCGACAGCGTGAAATCATGACCTATCTGGCCGGTCCGGTGGCAGAAATGATCTACCGCGGCGAACCGCTACACCCAGCCCTGTACGGGCCTTGGCAAGATGACTGGCAGCGCGCGATGGCCACCTGCGAAGCGATCATTCGCGATCCCCAGCAACGCACCCTACTGCTGGAAAAGATCATCGTCAGCCTGCATCAACACCTGCAAAACGAACCCTACTGGCCAGCGATCGCGGGGCTGGCCGATGAATTGGCCGCCCACGAGATGCTAGAGGCCGATCAGGTTGCCGAGACCCTGGAATTCTGGCTGCGCCGTTAG